A single window of Caldimicrobium thiodismutans DNA harbors:
- a CDS encoding GYD domain-containing protein, whose amino-acid sequence MAIYVILSKLTDDGRKTIKEKPHRIFEVNKELEAMGIKVLQQYAVLGPYDFVNIVEAPDNETIMKMSIELGARGTVELMSLPAQRVDDFLKIISK is encoded by the coding sequence ATGGCTATTTATGTAATTTTGAGTAAGTTAACGGATGATGGAAGGAAGACTATTAAGGAAAAGCCCCATCGTATTTTTGAAGTTAATAAGGAGCTTGAAGCTATGGGTATAAAGGTACTTCAACAATATGCGGTTCTTGGTCCTTATGATTTTGTTAACATTGTTGAGGCTCCTGATAATGAAACGATTATGAAGATGTCTATTGAACTTGGAGCCAGGGGGACAGTTGAACTCATGAGCCTTCCTGCCCAGAGAGTGGATGACTTTTTAAAGATTATCAGTAAATAG